The genomic region TATGtaactgcctcagcccaaaattcCTTGCCCAATCCAGCATTGGAAAACATACATTGAACTTTCTCTAGTATAATCTGATTCATACATTCTGCCACCCCATTCTATTGTGGTGTATCTCGAACAGTGAAGTGTCGCACAATGCCCTCATCTTGACATACTTGTAGAAATGGATTATTCTTGTACTCAGTACCATTGTCTGATCGAAGTCGTTTGACCTTTCGACCAGTCTGGGTCTTCACCACCttcttccatttcagagagaaaaggaaagagAGTACTCACTGGAAGGATCCCGCGCATTCTTCGGCTGCTTCGACCAACATCCGTGGTGGAGCCTCGGCAGAGGGACGGTGGACTGGTGGCGGCAAGAGCTAGGgccgaaaccctagcagaggaaaACATcagtttttttgtttattttattttattttatctttaaattaggGCTGcaaatgtttttcaaaaaagaaaatttagcttaaataaatattcaaaacgacgtcgttttgcgAGTGAAGCTTAGGAGCCAAAACGACGTCATATTGGCCACTACCCAGCAACCCACGTGCGACCCGACCCGTTACGTgggggatccgcgcgtttcCGTTAAATGGGTTATTTACAATTCTGGTCCTTTatccttttaatgattttgagattaagttttgttttattcCTAATTTTGCCCTAAAATTTTGCTTTGATTTCATCTCTGCCCCATGTAAGGTGCTGCGTTTAGGAGGGCGGGGCTATTTTTCACTTTAGTTCCTCCTTGTTATTCGCGCGCTCGATTtggtccttttttatttttatttatttcagatttgcCCCAGAATTTACGTTTACATTCCAATTTAATCATGTTTGATGTTTTtgctattaattattattattattattattattattcttattattattattattcttattcttattattattattattattattattagtattattattattactactactattttcattattattagtatttttactattactattattattgataatattattcGCTTTTATATTTACCTATTatataaatacattattttattctatatgtattattgttttaagtttcttttaaaattttaatatgttattacctttttataatatactatttttgatattatttgaatttattttatttttatctttatgtaaatttggtatgtttatatgcttgcttgatttgttttattttttattctataatataaactttttattcacttttgatATACcactatatttttatatgaagatattttatatagtatagtactattttatacatatacatatatattatactattGATTtcgaataatatttttacctattatatatatatatatatatatatatacacctacACGTACACATTTGTATAgcttatttatatacatacttatatatctttttatatttttatattttattcattttctttattcatttatttacttatattttcattattattttgagagaatgttttaattttatttacttgttattttatatgtaattgatttgtccttttatttattttatttttgttgttattgctCGTATTACTTTTACACCATCGTATCCAATATTGTTTTGTACGCATATTAACATCGAGTTTCATTTCTACCATTTTGAGTTAGATTAATTCGATGCAtgaatcatgattttaaaataagcaaaatcttGTGTTTAGATTCGAAAAAGTCGATTCCtaactgggtttcgattttcgcaataaatataaatacacgaatcttttcaaactcaagttttaaacgatctcgaaaattaagaaaagatagtgttctaacttactgggcatgatcccttttttttttaaaaaaatccggGATAgccaaatattttcttaagtAAGTAAATTTTTCGGCATGTATTCTCGTAtagggaattcgatacgttgtgtcctaacgcattggatatgacatgttattttctcgataTGAGGATtcctctaaaaaataataaagacaatattttgcatttgaaaatttgagaaagtgtgccctaatgtgctgggtttcgatttctcgctTAGCCAAATAGTTTTGAAAaccataaggtgatcttggtttcgagggtttaaagtatcgtatcctaacgtgctggatgtgatattcttTCGGAACAAGAGAATCCTAAATTTCAACCCATATCATTCGAAatttttaggatcgtatttttaaaaactcttcaaaattttcaatcttcgacactaagactctaattaatcaactaggtactaatttttggacgttacgagggtgttaatccttcctcgtacgtaaccgactcccgaacttatttttctgaattttgcaGACCAAAAGTGTTGTTGTAATAAATCTAaactgtttattaaaaacaattgtttttcaagatgacccgatcacacctcatcaaaaaagattggtagCGACTCCCATGttcgtttttgttttcaaaatccaactCGACCTCGTTTTCAcgaaaaaatagtgtcaacaaTGAACTTAGTGGAAAAGAtagattttcaagttttttataaCGCCCCAAATGAAGTTCTAGAGCTTATTCAACAAAATAAGGTTAATGATTTTTTGTCCTATTTATTGTGatgtaattatgtttttttttcactaaaaaaattatcgatttgtttaaatatttttcatatataatatttatatatatataaatataacttccttacatacatatgaatatattttaaagtaaatataaaacttaaaattataaatgaagtTTTATTATCTAATATGTTTGATAGTAtattgaaaagattaaattaacttaaaattaatattttcaatgatttaattttaaggaCATTTGatatttcataataataaaaatatatactttttcaattaaaatggtagaaaatgataagtagatATGTACTTATCATTtaatatagaattttaattatttttcttattttaaaattagtctttaaatactttacctttaaattttaaaattatatttatcaaacaatttatttatatttcatatttaatttcaagtaatatatcaaaacatatttcataacttaaattaaatatttaaaatttcaataatttttcaataatttctcgatacttaatattttgagtttattaaacacctcacttaaacaattatattttattttaaaataattattaaaaataacaaataagataaaattattgaaaattgatttaaaatatcaGAATCTTGTACCAATTGAAACAAGCCAATACATAATGATAAACACTGATGGTGGCTGAAATGAAGTAAAACAAGGGCTAAAGTACCTCAATCATGAGTAATTTTCCCATGATACATACCATttcttgtcaattttgatggttTTTCTCTTTCTGACCTTACAAGACAGGATGAGCTTAGCCCATTTGTGATGTAATGTCATCAGTGCACTTTCTACTCTTGtcagatttgttttttttccaatgCATTGCCAAGTCTATCCCTTGTTTTTCTCCCCCAATAATTCCCAGTTCTAACTTTTTGTATGATGTATTTTTCTCAGAGAAAatcttaaatcaaaatcatagACTTTATTTTTAACTCCATAAGTTTAACTTATTTGGTACCCTTTAAATCAGCAACCCTTTCTTACCAAACACCAACCACACCATCCATGGCTTCCACTTTCTCCCCTTTGCTCTTCTTTCTTCCCCTTCTATTTCTTGACCCTCTCTTCTGCAAAGCCAATCTTCACCATTCCAAAACCTTCCTCAGATCATCCCTTATTTCCCAACCATTAACCAATGCCACCATTCTACCAACTCTCTTTTTTGAAGTCACCAAACCCATCAATGTCCCAACTACCACGCCCTGTACCCTCTCTGTCCTTCAACATGACTTTGGTTTCACTTATGGCAAACCTCCTGTTTTGGCAAACTACAGCTTCCCATCCGATTGCCCATATCAGGAATTTTCCAAGATTGTCCTGGAATGGAATGCTACCTGCAAAGGAAGGCAATTTGACAGGATTTTTGGAGTTTGGTTATCTGGAGTGGAGCTTTTGAGAAGCTGCACAGCTGAACCTAGAGCTACTGGGATCATTTGGAGTGTGAAAAAGGATATTACAAGGTATTCCTCATTGCTTTTATCCAACAAGACTCAAACTTTTGCTATTTATATGGGAAATCTTGTTGACAAAACTTATACCGGTGTTTACCATGTCAATGTCACTCTTTATTTTTACCCTGCTGTGGAAAAAATGAACCTTTATGAGGAAAAGGCAAGAAATTTAGGGTCTGGGTTTGCTTCTAAAGCTGATTTGATCATACCCTTTTCGCGTGATTTGCCATTGAATGATGGGTTGTGGTATGAGATCGAGAATTCTACTGATGTTATAGTGAAGGAATTTGAAATTCCTCAAAATGTTTATAGGGCTGTGTTGGAGGTGTATGTGTCATTTCATGAGAATGATGAGTTTTGGTATGGGAATCTTCCAAACGAGTATATTGCTGCCAATAATATTACAGGTTTTGCTGGAAATGGACCTTTTAGAGAGGTTGTGGTTAGTTTGGATGATGAAGTAGTTGGTGCCATTTGGCCTTTTACTGTGGTTTACACAGGAGGAATTAATCCGCTCTTATGGCGTCCCATTAGTGGTATTGGTTCATTTGATCTCCCTACTTATGATATCGAAATTAGTCCCTTTTTGGGGAGTTTATTGGATGGGAAAAAACATAAACTAAGTTTTGGTGTTACAAATGCCTTGAATGTGTGGTACATTGATGCCAATTTGCATCTATGGTTAGATAGCAATAGTGCAAAGACTGAAGGGAAGCTTTTGCAACATAAAGTGGCTCCTCTTGCTGTTTCTTCTGTTTTAGATTTTAAGGGATTGAATGGAACCTTTGTTACTAATACATCCAGGTTCGTATCCTCTACTGGATGGGTCAAGTCCACTTATGGGACGGTCACAACTGAATCCATTCAAGATTTAAGGTATAGCAACTCCATGTTGATGGGCAGGGATGGGAATCTGCAGATTGTGAATCAGACGATCCATTTTGAAGACAGTGTTTATGCAAAGTTACCAGCTTCTAATGTCGAATCAAAGAAATCACTCAAGAGGTTTCATTTATACTTATACACTGATGATGTTGATCAAGGAAATGGAACTCTATCGATGGTAGTTAATGTCACATTAGGATTCAATGAGAAGAAGTTTAAAGATGCCGATGCCAGGTCGCCTAGCAGTTCACTCAGAAATTTGCAGAAAGGAAAGGGTGTTATAGTTATAAAAGACAACCTGGTTGTGAGTGGAGTGGGAAGTACCCAACAATCATACAATTACGATAGTAGTAAATTTTGCTACTCTAGAAACATAAGCAGCTCAAACTACACCATTCTTCACGATGAAGTGCGAAACACATGTAATAAAAGAGCAAAATCTCATTTTGGATACGGTCTTAGCAGAAGGTGGTCATTTCCAGCTAGAAGAGCTTTTCTAACGTCTCATGTAGTTGATCCGAATGGAAACTAGTATTTTGACTCCTTTGATTCTTGACTTGCTTTATTTGGAGTTCTCGAATTAGATAATCAAGATTCGTGCATATGGATACTCCAAATAAATGGTAAGTGTTTCTACTCTTgcatccttttcttttttcacttttttgcAATTGAATGAACTTAGGTGATTCTTCTATCTGACCTTTAGCTTGACAACTCAATCTAAAACTAAGCTTTTGTAGTTTATAACGAACTTCGTTGGATCCTAGAAGTATTATTTTGCAACCAAATGCCATGTATAATCTACCTGAATTAAATTCCAAGTATATTCAGATACTTTTGGTGTACTATACACGTCTATCCTTTTGACTTTATACCATAGTTTGAATTTCTCTATGAATAATCTAGATGAAGTTGAATTTTCAACCATTCATCTCTGCCAATCCGATAATCTAGTTCATGCTACATTAGAGCATGTGGAACTGTCTTTGCTAGTGCGAAATGTTTTTTTCTCTAACAGAGCCAAATATGTGTGGATATCTTTCATTTAGATTGTTAAACTTGGTCTTCCCTCACTTGGTCGGGTCTTCCATCCGAAGTTCATTTGTTCAGTATATTATTAGGGCAATGTTTTTTTGTCATGGTTGTTGCATGTATGCCATTGGATGTCTTGCCAAAAGACAGAATCCCAAGGCTGGAGAATAGGATATAGAAAAAGAAGTAGCTGAGGCTGCTGAGAAGCCACTAGACATCGCATCGGCTCTTATTAGACTATTATTTACAGTTTAACAGCCTCAAGGATTACCATTTCTTCCTCATACAATACTTGTTTATACACCAATGTGCATCATTGTAAAACATGAATCTCTCTTACTAATAATATTCACCGTCTTTTTTGTTGCAGCTAGCGTTCATGGTTTCCGTTTATGTGAAAAGGTTTCTATGGGACGTACCTTCGGGTGACAAAACTTGAAGATGATATTTAATTGTTGGTGTGGGAGTACTGGATTGTTACAAATATCTCACATTTTTTGTGTTTGATGAACATTAATGGGGAAGAGCAAATAAGCCAATTCCATTCTCTTCTCACAAGTCGTCGGTGATATTATGCTTCTAATAATTTCCTCTCATTTGTTGAGAAACTTATTGTGTGAAATTTGTTAAACCGTAATtggaaattatataaattagatttctgatttttaattcaatttagtctcactaacttattgaattttgatttttcttttaagttttattaaaagTACTGATTATGCCTTCACTTTTCATGTGTTATTAgctagattttaattttaaattaggtctttgattattaaaatggtcacaaatttagatttaattaaattaatataggAAGACATGAGTTTGAGTATGTTGAAACGCGTTTATCTTTATACTTAAGGGTTAAGAAATTATACAAGTAGTTCtgtataagaaaaaaaaaatcttaaaatttaaaagaaagtaattttcaaaagttggaAGAGTATAAGGATTGAAAGTATAATTAGatctaatcttttaaaaaaacattgattATCTTAcgaatttatataaattagacCTGTTCATAGGTTGGGTCACCCGGTCCTGCTTGAATTTCTGTCCGAAATGTGAGaagatttgggtaaaaatatatgcTTGAAAAATAGGTTTAGACAAAAAACAGGTCAGCCTCGAGGAAGGTATTTTTTGTTGCCTGGGCCTAATCCAacccgaattcactaaagggcaaaaaaatctactattttttgctttttaatgctattttcttattgttttctctttattttgttaccattttactattatgttgttattgtttggatattatataaattttattttattgttaattttgttattattttaaaggtatttattaattttgttattattttagaagtatttgcttattaaattacatatattttagtattagttaaatatataaattctttAACAGATTTGAccttaattttaacatttttattcaaattagaattaaataaaattttaagcctatTTTCAGGCGAGTAGGCCCGTACCTAGCAAACTGGCATTTAGAAATTGATAGTGTGACTCGTCGGATCCAAAACCTGAAAACACATATTTACTTCAAAACAGATTGTAGGGATCTGATTTATCCAATATCCTGAGGTGGCAAGATCACAAGCATCAATTTAGCTTACTATATAACAAAGTCAAACTATCGATTTCTTTTCAACGATCAGAAAACAGATTGCAGAACTTCCGCCAAACTCCAAAGTTGTGTGTCGCAAATTCTCCTcataaacaaaaaggaaaaaaaagaaaaatgagcttCTTTACACTAAGAAGGTCAAAATCCCATTTCAGTTAGAAAATAGGATATTTGGATTTCAACTTccttttagaatttattttttctaattttgttctacttcttcttctacttttcATGCAGTGCTTGCGGTTCCTTGGGAGTTCAATCCTCAAGCTTGACAGTTCAGTTGGGTTTCCACtctaatgaaaataataatttccttGGAGCTTTTGTTTCATCTCCTAAAAGAACGAAAATTAAGAAGTTTTCTATAGCTTGCTCTTCTACTACTACTGGTAAAGTTCATTTCATctctttggttttctttttagtttagttttctggatttcttttgttttgggttGATTTAAAGTGGCTTCTGGTTGgttatttattagattttttttgggtaattttGGGTGTTCAGTGataaaaaggttgtaattttagGAGAATTTGGTCAGAAGCTAGGATTGGCACCTTATGAGTGAAATGGGGTCAATTAAAACGCTCTACGTGGATCATGAAGACTGTTTGTTCTGAAAATGCAAACTTGGTTGGAAGATAAGGCCAGGCCGTGGTTGAAATTGATTACATTCGTTTAAAGTTATGTTTTTGAGTCGTGTAATAATTGAAGCATGGATTGGGATTTATATGCCTTGGTTTTAGGATGTAAAAATTCGCTACAAGCTTTAGTATCCAATTGtataatgatgaaaatttacaatcttttatttatttatttttaaatagatgaTATCATGATAATATGCTGAATGGTGTTAGTTATAAAATCCATGAACTTCCGTGGTATTAACTAATcaagatgatgaatttgagatccCTTTCTGTAACCTGTACAAATTTGACTAGTATTTCTCCTTGCTAGTGAAAAATTCATTTTTGCAATTATGTTGTACGCCAGGAACTGCAAGAACATTCTTGTCTTTGGACTTTAGAGATGCAATCAACTTATGCTTTTTATCTccattcatcttttcttttatatacaTTATTGGTTAAAGCTGCAAGAGGAGAGCCTGTAAGTCGGCCTCCTGCATGGATGATGCGCCAGGCAGGAAGGTATATGTCTGTTTACAGAAAGCTTGCAGAGAAACATCCATCCTTCAGAGAGAGATCTGAGACAACTGATCTCATTGTGGAAATTTCTTTGCAGCCTTGGGAAGCTTTCCGCCCTGATGGAGTGATAATTTTCTCCGATATACTTACTCCACTGCCTGCATTTGGTGTCCTGTTTGACATTGAAGAAGTAAGGGGTCCTGTCATTCAGTCCCCGATTTGCTCTGAGGATTGCTTGAAGGCATTGCACCCTATTGACCTGGAGAAACTACATTTTGTTGGGGATTCCCTTAAGATTTTGCGCCAGGAGGTGATTTGTCTGTTTTAATAGCATGCATTGTATAGACAATGTCTTAGtaatatacaaattttataattgccaaatttctttttctttccttttttattttttataagttctTTTTTACGTAGGTTGGAGATCACGCTGCGGTGCTGGGTTTTGTTGGAGCACCATGGACAATTGCAACATATATAGTAGAGGGAGGTACAACCCGCACTTACACAACCGTAAAGAGTATGTGCCACACAGCACCAAATTTATTGAGGGCCCTTCTTTCTCATTTAACAAAAGCAATATCTGAATACATTATTTACCAAGTGGAGTCTGGAGCACATTGCATACAAATATTTGATTCATGGGGTGGGCAACTACCACCTGATATGTGGGAGCAGTGGTCAAAGCCTTACATAACAGAGGTACTTTGGAACTTGGTTGGATAAAGCATCATTATATTGCCTTACTGAATCATTCTCACCTTGTTGCTTAGAAATTGCAGAGctaattatttttgtcataaagCTAATGAAACGGTGCACGAAATGAGTAGAACAGTTGTCTTATATTTTGCCTTGACTGTTAGTTCTGTTGTTAATTTGCCAATGTGGCTATTATTGAACTATTTATGTTACTTCAGGCTCTGTTTGGATTGCTGTCTCTCTACTAACTTTTTACTTCCTGAAAAATTTGTATAAGAAACAAAATCATATTTCCCTAAAATGAGTGAACGACTAAAATGTAAAGCCAATCAAGTATATCATTTGATATAGAAGTGCAAGAATGAATTTTCTCATCCatgaaagttaattttttttttttcttcaaaagatTGTTTCCTGTGaacctaaaaatttattttgctttttgGTTCTAGCAAAAAGCAGCTAGCAAAGCCATACAAGgtttaagaattttgaaaattaatttattttaacgaAGAACTCtgcattttataaattatatagaaAAAGGAGGAGACAGAGACATTAGCTCAGACTCTCTTCTATTACGAACCAGCAATCGACTCCTATTGAgtgggttgagaaaatttgcCTTAGATAACATATTTCTATACCTTTTAATGTCTATATTGTACTCATTTGTTGGATATCTAAAATTGCAGATTGTGAGCATGGTACAGAATAAGTGCCCTAAGATACCTCTTGTTCTCTACATTAATGGAAATGGTGGCCTCCTTGAGCGCATGAAAGGCACTGGGGTTGATGTGATTGGACTTGACTGGACAGTTGATATGGCTGATGGAAGGAAGCGGTTGGGTAATGATATCTGTGTCCAGGGCATTGTTGACCCTGCTTACTTGTTTTCTCCACTTCCAGCTGTAACGGAGGAAATCCAAAGGTTTTTCACATCCATTGAACTTTGTGTTTGAATTCCCTTATTATATTGCCAActtttatctatattttaagGTAGattctt from Gossypium raimondii isolate GPD5lz chromosome 1, ASM2569854v1, whole genome shotgun sequence harbors:
- the LOC105778177 gene encoding peptide-N4-(N-acetyl-beta-glucosaminyl)asparagine amidase A-like, which produces MASTFSPLLFFLPLLFLDPLFCKANLHHSKTFLRSSLISQPLTNATILPTLFFEVTKPINVPTTTPCTLSVLQHDFGFTYGKPPVLANYSFPSDCPYQEFSKIVLEWNATCKGRQFDRIFGVWLSGVELLRSCTAEPRATGIIWSVKKDITRYSSLLLSNKTQTFAIYMGNLVDKTYTGVYHVNVTLYFYPAVEKMNLYEEKARNLGSGFASKADLIIPFSRDLPLNDGLWYEIENSTDVIVKEFEIPQNVYRAVLEVYVSFHENDEFWYGNLPNEYIAANNITGFAGNGPFREVVVSLDDEVVGAIWPFTVVYTGGINPLLWRPISGIGSFDLPTYDIEISPFLGSLLDGKKHKLSFGVTNALNVWYIDANLHLWLDSNSAKTEGKLLQHKVAPLAVSSVLDFKGLNGTFVTNTSRFVSSTGWVKSTYGTVTTESIQDLRYSNSMLMGRDGNLQIVNQTIHFEDSVYAKLPASNVESKKSLKRFHLYLYTDDVDQGNGTLSMVVNVTLGFNEKKFKDADARSPSSSLRNLQKGKGVIVIKDNLVVSGVGSTQQSYNYDSSKFCYSRNISSSNYTILHDEVRNTCNKRAKSHFGYGLSRRWSFPARRAFLTSHVVDPNGN
- the LOC105778185 gene encoding uroporphyrinogen decarboxylase 1, chloroplastic isoform X2; its protein translation is MQSTYAFYLHSSFLLYTLLVKAARGEPVSRPPAWMMRQAGRYMSVYRKLAEKHPSFRERSETTDLIVEISLQPWEAFRPDGVIIFSDILTPLPAFGVLFDIEEVRGPVIQSPICSEDCLKALHPIDLEKLHFVGDSLKILRQEVGDHAAVLGFVGAPWTIATYIVEGGTTRTYTTVKSMCHTAPNLLRALLSHLTKAISEYIIYQVESGAHCIQIFDSWGGQLPPDMWEQWSKPYITEIVSMVQNKCPKIPLVLYINGNGGLLERMKGTGVDVIGLDWTVDMADGRKRLGNDICVQGIVDPAYLFSPLPAVTEEIQRVLKCAGPCGHILNLGHGVLVGTPEEAVAHFFEVTKSLKYESSSQNHAMEESKLLV
- the LOC105778185 gene encoding uroporphyrinogen decarboxylase 1, chloroplastic isoform X1; translation: MSFFTLRSACGSLGVQSSSLTVQLGFHSNENNNFLGAFVSSPKRTKIKKFSIACSSTTTAARGEPVSRPPAWMMRQAGRYMSVYRKLAEKHPSFRERSETTDLIVEISLQPWEAFRPDGVIIFSDILTPLPAFGVLFDIEEVRGPVIQSPICSEDCLKALHPIDLEKLHFVGDSLKILRQEVGDHAAVLGFVGAPWTIATYIVEGGTTRTYTTVKSMCHTAPNLLRALLSHLTKAISEYIIYQVESGAHCIQIFDSWGGQLPPDMWEQWSKPYITEIVSMVQNKCPKIPLVLYINGNGGLLERMKGTGVDVIGLDWTVDMADGRKRLGNDICVQGIVDPAYLFSPLPAVTEEIQRVLKCAGPCGHILNLGHGVLVGTPEEAVAHFFEVTKSLKYESSSQNHAMEESKLLV